TACGAGGAGCAGATCCTCAACGATGAGGCCCCGAAGTCCATGGTCATCGTCGGCGCCGGCGCCATCGGCATGGAATTTGCTTATGTTCTGTCCAACTACGGCGTGGACGTCACCATCGTGGAGTTCATGGACCGCGTCCTGCCGAACGAGGACAAGGACGTCTCCAAGGCCATTGCTAAGGAGTACAAGAAGCTCGGCGTCAAGCTGCTGACCGGCTACAAGACCACCTCCGTGAAGGACAACGGCGATAATGTCACCGTTGAGGTCGAGTCCAAGGACGGCTCCAAGCAGGACACCCTCACCGTGGACCGTGCCATGATCTCCATCGGCTTCGCCCCGCGCACCGAGGGCTTCGGCCTGGAGAACACCGGCGTTGAGCTCACCGAGCGCGGCGCCATTGCCATCGATGACACCATGCGTACCAACGTCGACCACATCTACGCCATCGGTGACGTCACCGCGAAGCTGCAGCTCGCCCACGTTGCTGAGGCCCAGGGCGTTGTGGCTGCAGAGACCATCGCCGGCGTGGAGACCCAGCTGTTGGGTGATTACATGAACATGCCGCGCGCTACCTTCTGCAACCCGCAGGTCGCCTCCTTCGGCTACACCGAAGAGGCCGCAAAGGAGAAGTTCGCGGACCGCGATATCAAGGTCGCTACCTTCCCATTCTCCGCCAACGGCAAGGCTGCTGGTCTTAACGAGACCGCGGGCTTTGTGAAGCTCATTGCGGATGGCGAGTATGGCGAGCTCATTGGTGGCCACATGGTGGGCTCCAACGTTTCCGAGCTGCTGCCGGAGCTGACCCTGGCGCAGCGCTTCGACCTCACCGCTGAGGAAATCGGCCGCAACGTTCACACCCACCCGACCCTCTCTGAGGCCATGAAGGAAGCAGCCGAGGGCATCGGCGGCCACATGATTAACCTCTAAGCAGGGCTGCTTGCCGACGTCGCCTTTGAGCGCGACGCCAGCGGCACCGCACCGTTCGCTCCCCTCGTTGGAGGGAGGCGGACCGCGGTGCCGCTTTTTTATGTGCGTTCCACCTGGGCGGCAGCGCGTTAGTACGGTGCCACGGCGGAGCGGTGGGCGTCGACGTTGATGACCTCGTTGATGGGTGGAAAGGCGCGTTGCGCGCAGTTTTCGCGCGGGCACGTGCGGCAGCCGGAGCCGATGGGGGTGGCGGTAGAGAGATCGGTGAG
This genomic stretch from Corynebacterium tuberculostearicum harbors:
- the lpdA gene encoding dihydrolipoyl dehydrogenase is translated as MTNEHYDVVVLGAGPGGYVAAIRAAQLGKKVAVIEKQYWGGVCLNVGCIPSKALLKNAEVAHTFNHEAKDFGISGDVSFDFGVAHKRSRKVSAGIVKGVHYLMKKNKITEINGLGSFKDDKTIEITDGDDKGKTVTFDDCIIATGSVVKSLPGVELGGNIVSYEEQILNDEAPKSMVIVGAGAIGMEFAYVLSNYGVDVTIVEFMDRVLPNEDKDVSKAIAKEYKKLGVKLLTGYKTTSVKDNGDNVTVEVESKDGSKQDTLTVDRAMISIGFAPRTEGFGLENTGVELTERGAIAIDDTMRTNVDHIYAIGDVTAKLQLAHVAEAQGVVAAETIAGVETQLLGDYMNMPRATFCNPQVASFGYTEEAAKEKFADRDIKVATFPFSANGKAAGLNETAGFVKLIADGEYGELIGGHMVGSNVSELLPELTLAQRFDLTAEEIGRNVHTHPTLSEAMKEAAEGIGGHMINL